A single genomic interval of Megalobrama amblycephala isolate DHTTF-2021 linkage group LG17, ASM1881202v1, whole genome shotgun sequence harbors:
- the LOC125250419 gene encoding histone H3.v1-like — protein sequence MEKDHSKKSEAKSVKAEVSEASSLQHSSKKDREREEQEINDSEEERDLLEEEEEVKSQGGENEEEEEEEEEGEHVEGEDDGDSVNGDDS from the exons ATGGAGAAAGACCACAGCAAGAAATCCG AGGCGAAGAGTGTGAAGGCAGAAGTGAGTGAGGCTTCCTCCCTGCAGCATTCCAgcaagaaagacagagagagagaagagcaaGAGATAAACGAttctgaggaggagagagatctgttggaagaagaggaggag GTTAAAAGCCAGGGAGGAGAGAatgaagaagaggaagaagaggaggaagagggagAGCATGTGGAAGGGGAAGATGATGGTGACAGCGTTAATGGCGACGACTCATAA
- the LOC125250415 gene encoding complement C1q-like protein 2 isoform X2 produces MKIKTMAVLLLVLLLCAGSSIAQDLLSPSVDIIAELEKLKHMDGRIQKLEETLTKVLSENEALKTEVRDSQNKLETVQKESEALKTEVRDSQNKLETVQKESEALKTFVQDSQSKLESLQKESEALKTLVQDSQNKLESLQKENEGKKVAFSAGLLASGTGKIGPFSYDKTLEYKKVFSNVGNAYDSNTGIFTAPVKGVYYFRFYGHGHGGTTMAITLLKNGQSQCSVHSARPASSSNASNGVVLTLEIGDKINTQLWRNTWVYDDPASYTSFSGFLIFPL; encoded by the exons atgaaaatcaaGACAATGGCTGTTCTGCTGCTGGTTCTGCTGCTCTGTGCTGGAAGCTCAATTGCTCAAGATTTATTGTCACCAAGTGTGGACATTATTGCTGAGCTGGAGAAGCTAAAGCACATGGATGGAAGGATACAAAAACTAGAAGAAACACTGACCAAAGTATTGAGTGAGAATGAAG CTTTGAAAACCGAAGTACGAGATTCACAAAACAAGCTTGAAACTGTCCAAAAAGAGAGTGAAG CTTTGAAAACCGAAGTACGAGATTCACAAAACAAGCTTGAAACTGTCCAAAAAGAGAGTGAAG CTTTGAAAACCTTTGTACAAGATTCACAATCCAAGCTTGAATCTCTCCAAAAAGAGAGTGAAG CTTTGAAAACTTTAGTACAAGATTCACAAAATAAGCTTGAATCTCTCCAAAAAGAGAATGAAG GCAAAAAGGTTGCTTTCTCAGCTGGACTTCTGGCTTCTGGAACAGGAAAAATTGGGCCCTTTAGTTATGACAAAACTCTGGAATACAAAAAAGTCTTTAGTAATGTTGGAAATGCCTACGACTCAAATACCG GTATTTTCACAGCACCAGTAAAAGGAGTCTATTACTTCAGATTTTACGGTCATGGTCATGGTGGAACCACAATGGCGATCACTCTCTTGAAGAATGGTCAAAGCCAGTGCTCCGTTCATTCTGCGCGCCCAGCTAGCAGCAGTAACGCCAGCAATGGTGTCGTTCTCACACTGGAGATCGGTGATAAGATTAATACACAACTGTGGAGGAACACCTGGGTTTATGATGATCCTGCAAGTTACACTAGTTTCAGTGGCTTTCTGATTTTCCCCTTGTAA
- the c1ql4l gene encoding complement component 1, q subcomponent-like 4 like translates to MKIKTMAVLLLVLLLCAGSSIAQDLLSPSVNIIAEFKKLNHMDRRIQKLEETLTKVLSENEALKTLVQDSQKKLESLQKENEGKKVAFSAGLLASGTGQIGPFSYYKNLEYKKVFSNVGNAYDSNTGIFTAPVKGVYYFRFYGHCHGGTTMAITLLKNGQNQCSVHDWKPDSNGNASNGVVLTLEIGDKINTVLWKDTWVYDDPASYTSFSGFMIFPL, encoded by the exons atgaaaatcaaGACAATGGCTGTTCTGCTGCTGGTTCTGCTGCTCTGTGCTGGAAGCTCAATTGCTCAAGATTTATTGTCACCAAGTGTGAACATTATTGCTGAGTTCAAGAAGCTAAATCACATGGATCGAAGGATACAAAAACTAGAAGAAACACTGACCAAAGTATTGAGTGAGAATGAAG CTTTGAAAACCTTAGTACAAGATTCACAAAAAAAGCTTGAATCTCTCCAAAAAGAGAATGAAG GCAAAAAGGTTGCTTTCTCAGCTGGACTTCTGGCTTCTGGAACAGGTCAAATTGGACCCTTTAGTTATTACAAAAATCTGGAATACAAAAAAGTCTTTAGTAATGTTGGAAATGCCTACGACTCAAATACCG GTATTTTCACAGCACCAGTAAAAGGAGTCTATTACTTCAGATTTTACGGTCATTGTCATGGTGGAACCACAATGGCGATCACTCTCTTGAAGAATGGTCAAAACCAGTGCTCTGTACATGACTGGAAGCCTGATAGCAATGGTAACGCCAGCAATGGTGTCGTTCTCACACTGGAGATCGGTGACAAGATTAATACAGTACTGTGGAAGGACACCTGGGTTTATGATGATCCTGCAAGTTACACTAGTTTCAGTGGCTTTATGATTTTCCCCTTGTAA